The Bombus terrestris chromosome 4, iyBomTerr1.2, whole genome shotgun sequence genome has a window encoding:
- the LOC100647948 gene encoding microtubule-actin cross-linking factor 1 isoform X8, whose translation MSTQAYYKERLGFDPADTVAEHHREQRSQHGYEESLSKFKGQNENGFSWMMEGRENWRVEGATEHRSGSTQAFWGCWAMFIEAHDERDAIQKKTFTKWVNKHLKKHWKYVKTYTCLHVCVLVNNQPCCSPTASRHVGDLFEDLRDGHNLISLLEVLSGEHLPRERGRMRFHMLQNVQMALDFLRYKKIKLVNIRAEDIVDGNPKLTLGLIWTIILHFQSWRRKISDIVVGQESNVTAREALLRWARRSTARYPGVRVTDFTGSWRDGLAFSALIHRNRPDLVDWKGARASQPRERLDRVFYVAEREYGVTRLLDPEDVDTPEPDEKSLITYISSLYDVFPEPPTIHPLYDAEDQRRSEEYRELASSLHMWIREKMCLMQERVFPPTLIEMKNLAAGSTKFKNEEVPPRYRDKQRLSYIFRDLQKYFEAVGEVDIEPHLRIEVIEENWNRLMMLHQEREQAIIDEIKRLERLQRLAEKVHREMKATDNRLEELERRVEDEARRLDRLHPLEAKHAVDLLEQDIRNTEVQIQNIFPDVHTLTEGRYSQAAELRKRVQKLHQRWVALRSLLHKRLVQPLSAVSFPVEERVVTKHRTTVHETRLVDTNPHFRALHDCIDWCKAKIKQLQDADYGSDLPSVQNELEVHQREHKNIEQFHPKVERCVQAKSHFHAEELTLYSQHLTVLQKLHTELLAASNKRLSDLDTLHDFIQSATNELVWLSSKEETEVTRDWSDKNLNVQSIEQYYERTFGSGIESLMSDLEKREIQFSAVQDRGEALVLQHHPAAKTIEAYMSAMQSQWTWLLQLTLCLEVHLKHAAQSQQFFRDVQQAEQWISKRDESLNTIYSQSEFSLDEGERLLKGMQELREELNSYGDHVQKLVDQAKDVVPMKQRRQPVARPMQVTCVCSYKQVNMSIEKGEQCTLYDNSGRIKWRVKNQEGVESPVPGVCFALQPPDKDALDAAERLRRQYDRSVGLWQRKQLRLRQNMIFATIKVVKGWDLPQFLAMGQDQRTAIRKALNEDADKLLSEGDPADPQLRRLKRETAEVNKLFDELEKRARAEEESKNAGRIFNEQISAIQEALDEAERVLNTRIAAPLPRDIDSLEHLVLQHKDFEQTLKRQTSDLDKVQQTFRGITLKTPAMRNKLDAVTTKWTNIWNSSNLYIERLKCVEIVLSSLEENTTSVSELEVKLASFDELPPDLKGLQNVLEDLMVLQNAISQQQTAMDKLNEDTQNARHVVEKSRPSHRGSHSDMDRLDDEVNKLNSRWTNLCAQLVERVRSAEAAYGLAQQLEHAYRNEVDFIDESYEKLEVENAKNLLNKVVERAPAIEAVNVTGSRLIREGKIYGQRLRAFTEQLEDICPSLDASVKKPRREFVSTVDDVARDLDTLNKRYTTLVDLLQERVTQLAAQQTEETSQQFQEALEGLQKWLTDTEEMVSNQKSPSSDYNVVKAQLQEQKFLKKMLMDQQNSMSSSYNMGQEVAAEAEPKEQKKIEKQLKDLMARFDNLTESAAKRMEALEQAMGVAKQFQDKLIPLQTWLDKTEKRVRDMELVPTDEEKIQQRVTEHDGLHEDILSKKPEFSELTEVASQLMSLVGEDEAAALADKLQDAADRYAALVERSESLGNLLQRSRQGLRHLVLSYQELQAWMEGMEIRLSKYRVLAVHTEKLLQQMEDLADLTEEVSTRQTEVDSTTDTGLELMKHISSDEALQLKDKLDSLQRRFNDLVSRGSDLLKHAQESLPLVQQFHDNHNRLMDWMQAAESALQSAEPREDEIIRLEMEISEYRPVLDKINAVGPQLSQLSPGEGAATIEALVIRDNRRFAAIAEQIQRKAERLQLSKQRSLEVIGDIDDLLEWFHEVDNQLREAEPPSSEPEIIRVQLKEHKALNDDISSQKGRVRDVISTAKKVIRENGQYEDKSTIRENMEDLRETMEIVSGLSMDRLGALEQALPLAEHLRDTHIDLVSWLEEAEQQVAMLPMPALRPDLIAAQQDKNEFLVQSINEHKPLVEKLNKTGEALLKLCNEEEGIKIQDILEADTTRYAALRAELRGRQQTLEQALQESSQFSDKLEGMLRALSSTADQVNGAEPISAHPGRLRDQMEENSALVDELAQRSEAYAAVRRAADDVISKAGNRADPAVKDIKRKLDKLNKLWSDVQKSTTDRGQTLDEALAIAEKFWSELNGVMSTLRELQDALAGQAPPAAQPAAIQQQQVALQEIRHEIDQTKPDVEQVRASGHELMGLCGEPDKPDVRKHIEDLDQAWDNVTALYARREENLIDAMEKAMEFHETLQNLLEFLQEAEDKFSSMGLLGSDIDEVKKQIKQLANFKAEVDPHMVKVEALNRSLIRQAAELTERTSSEQAAAIKEPLGAVNRRWDGLLRGLVERQRLLENALLRLGQFQHALDELLVWIEKTDDTLDNLKAVAGDPQVIEVELAKLKVLVNDIQAHQTSVDTLNDAGRQLIEDGKGTAEASTTAEKLGTLNRRWRDLLQRAADRQRELEDALREAQTFTAEIQDLLSWLGDVDNTIVASKPVGGLPETASEQLERFMEVYNELEQNRLKVESVLQQGQAYLKRADSTSAGGLNHNLRTLKQRWDNVTARASDKKIKLEIALKEATEFHDALQSFVDWLTNAEKILTNLKPVSRVMETILGQIEEHKAFQKDVGVHRETMLNLDKKGTHLKYFSQKQDVILIKNLLISVQHRWERVVSKSAERTRALDHGYKEAREFHDAWSNIMNWLDETEKTLDEVAGDGALGGNDPEKIKARLNKHRELQKALSAKQGTYDATMKNGKSLKDKAPKSDEFALKELLNELKNKWTTVCGKCVDRQRKLEEALLFSGQFKDAIQALLEWLSKSEKQLADTGPLYGDLDTVMNLVEQHKTFEKDLESRVSQMESVIKTGRELLAKATPDDASAIGSQLAEINNLWDTVTKLSSDKTERLQEALREAERLHKAVHVLLEWLSDAEMKLRFAGQLPEDEQESRNQLMEHEKFLRELSTKEIEKDQTLELAHVILAKAHPDGALVIKHWITIIQSRWEEVSTWAQQRNQRLENHMRGLQDLDNLLEELLSWLEGLENTLNALEAEPLPDDKATLEMLIVDHREFMENTSRRQNEVDRVCKARQIKSAKDTMKITKAKSPAPTKGAEPEFRSPRVKLLWDRWRHVWMLAWERQRRLQDKYNYIQELDRVANFSWEDWRKRFLKFMNHKKSRLTDLFRKMDKNNDGLIPREDFIQGIMNTKFETSRLEMGAVADLFDRHGEGLIDWKEFIAALRPDWEERRTYNDTDKIHDEVKRLVMLCTCRQKFRVFQVGEGKYRFGDSQKLRLVRILRSTVMVRVGGGWVALDEFLLKNDPCRVFLMPIPDPNKPEQHEGWCPLAKGRTNIELREQFILADGVSQTMTAFRSKPSPTSTLQRTPISSANAGPITKVRERSARSVPMGQSRASRSSLSAGTPDSLSDNESSFKLGSARKTSTPYRSSMTPGGSRPSSRPTSRPTSRPTSRPGSRPASRQGSKPPSRYGSTQSLDSTDDSTNVSRIPRRTAVSTTGNTPTSSRHNSVSGKRLSVNGSSSRPRTPTGLVSPASGVPARFGTIHRASSIPTLTGVGTPISRSRIPVYVGTDIKSPQSTTSNISTHSTQSNYSTVSTDSTGSSSMCTNSATNTSSAVKRARTRTPSSGSSTPLPPSLKLSRKPSGASDTSVSTTPATKRKGKPTPIDQRAPFRL comes from the exons CATGTGGATCCGCGAAAAAATGTGCCTGATGCAGGAACGTGTCTTCCCGCCGACCttgatagaaatgaaaaatttggcaGCCGGCAGTACGAAATTCAAGAATGAGGAAGTACCGCCCAGATACAGAGACAAACAACGACTTTCTTACATCTTCAGGGATTTGCAAAAGTACTTCGAAGCGGTCGGTGAGGTGGACATCGAACCTCACTTACGTATCGAGGTTATTGAAGAAAATTGGAATAGATTGATGATGCTGCATCAGGAAAGAGAACAGGCGATAATCGACGAAATTAAACG ACTCGAACGACTGCAACGATTAGCAGAGAAAGTGCACAGAGAGATGAAGGCGACCGACAATCGATTGGAGGAACTCGAGAGACGAGTGGAGGACGAAGCCAGGCGTCTCGATCGACTTCATCCTCTGGAAGCGAAACATGCGGTGGATCTTTTGGAACAGGATATTCGTAACACCGAGGTCCAGAtccaaaatatttttccagacgTGCATACACTTACCGAGGGGCGATACAGTCAGGCGGCCGAACTTCGCAAAAG AGTTCAGAAGCTACATCAACGGTGGGTCGCCCTGCGATCTCTTCTTCATAAACGTTTGGTACAGCCGCTGTCGGCCGTATCTTTCCCGGTAGAAGAACGCGTCGTTACGAAACACCGTACTACCGTCCATGAAACCCGATTGGTCGACACCAATCCACATTTCCGTGCGTTACACGACTGCATCGACTGGTGTAAGGCGAAGATCAAACAGCTCCAGGATGCAGACTATGGCTCCGATTTACCTAGCGTGCAGAACGAACTGGAGGTTCACCAAAGAGAACACAAGAATATCGAGCAGTTTCATCCTAAAGTGGAGAGATGTGTGCAGGCTAAGAGCCACTTTCACGCCGAGGAATTGACATTGTACAGCCAACATCTGACTGTTCTTCAAAAACTTCACACTGAATTATTGGCGGCCTCGAATAAGAGACTTTCCGATTTGGACACTCTACATGACTTTATACAATCGGCGACTAATGAACTGGTTTGGCTGAGTTCTAAGGAGGAGACGGAGGTGACACGCGATTGGAGTGACAAGAATTTGAACGTGCAAAGTATCGAGCAGTATTACGAG CGTACGTTTGGATCTGGTATAGAG TCCCTTATGAGCGACCTAGAGAAGCGGGAGATTCAATTCTCCGCGGTGCAAGATCGAGGCGAAGCTCTGGTCCTTCAACATCATCCCGCCGCGAAAACAATCGAAGCTTACATGTCCGCCATGCAGAGTCAATGGACCTGGCTTCTTCAATTAACTCTTTGTCTAGAAGTTCATCTGAAACACGCAGCACAGAGTCAACAATTTTTCCGGGATGTTCAACAGGCTGAACAGTGGATCTCGAAGAGAGATGAGTCGCTCAACACCATTTATTCCCAATCAGAATTCTCCTTGGACGAGGGTGAACGTTTATTGAAGGGTATGCAAGAGCTGCGCGAAGAATTGAATAGTTACGGCGATCATGTGCAGAAACTGGTTGATCAAGCGAAGGACGTGGTTCCTATGAAGCAACGTCGACAGCCTGTGGCACGGCCTATGCAAGTTACGTGCGTCTGCAGTTACAAACAAGTCAAT ATGTCGATTGAGAAGGGCGAACAGTGTACGTTATACGACAACTCTGGTAGGATAAAATGGCGCGTAAAGAATCAAGAAGGCGTCGAGTCCCCTGTTCCAGGCGTCTGCTTTGCTCTTCAGCCACCTGATAAGGATGCTCTCGATGCTGCGGAAAGATTGCGACGACAATATGATCGAAGTGTTGGATTATGGCAACGGAAACAGCTTCGATTACGACAAAACATGATTTTCGCGACCATCAAAGTGGTCAAAGGCTGGGATCTACCGCAGTTCTTGGCTATGGGTCAGGATCAGAGAACTGCTATCAGAAAAGCCTTGAACGAGGATGCTGATAAACTGCTGTCCGAGGGCGATCCTGCTGATCCACAATTGAGGCGACTGAAGCGAGAAACGGCCGAAGTGAACAAATTGTTCGATGAACTGGAGAAACGTGCCAGAGCGGAGGAAGAGTCAAAGAACGCGGGACGTATTTTCAATGAACAGATATCTGCCATTCAAGAAGCATTAGACGAAGCAGAGAGAGTTTTGAATACTCGCATAGCTGCGCCATTACCAAGAGACATTGACAGCTTAGAACATCTGGTTCTGCAACACAAAGATTTTGAGCAAACTCTCAAACGTCAAACATCAGATCTAGATAAAGTTCAGCAAACTTTCCGTGGTATTACTTTGAAGACTCCAGCCATGAGAAACAAGCTCGACGCTGTTACCACCAAATGGACAAATATTTGGAACTCGAGCAATCTGTACATCGAGCGGCTAAAGTGTGTTGAGATCGTGCTTTCTAGTCTCGAGGAGAACACAACCTCGGTATCCGAATTGGAAGTGAAATTGGCATCGTTCGACGAGCTGCCACCGGATCTGAAGGGATTACAGAATGTACTAGAAGATCTGATGGTGCTTCAAAATGCCATCTCTCAACAGCAAACTGCAATGGATAAACTGAACGAAGATACGCAGAACGCAAGACATGTTGTTGAAAAGTCGAGGCCAAGTCATCGTGGCTCTCATTCTGATATGGATCGCTTAGACGACGAAGTGAACAAACTAAACTCCAGATGGACCAATCTCTGTGCTCAGTTGGTCGAAAGAGTTCGCAGCGCGGAAGCAGCTTATGGCCTAGCTCAACAGTTAGAACATGCCTATCGTAACGAGGTTGACTTTATTGACGAATCGTACGAAAAACTCGAGGTGGAGAATGCGAAG AATCTATTGAACAAGGTGGTAGAACGAGCGCCGGCGATCGAAGCAGTAAATGTGACGGGCAGTCGATTGATTCGTGAAGGAAAG ATCTACGGACAAAGGCTTCGAGCGTTCACGGAACAGCTGGAAGATATCTGCCCGTCTTTGGATGCTTCGGTGAAAAAACCGCGACGAGAGTTCGTCTCAACGGTTGATGACGTCGCTCGTGATCTAGATACTCTGAACAAGAGGTACACCACGCTGGTGGATCTTCTTCAGGAACGGGTTACACAGCTGGCAGCGCAACAAACCGAGGAGACATCTCAACAG TTCCAGGAGGCTCTGGAGGGTCTCCAGAAATGGCTAACGGACACAGAGGAAATGGTATCCAACCAGAAATCACCATCATCGGATTACAACGTAGTTAAGGCGCAATTACAAGAGCAAAAATTCCTGAAGAAGATGCTAATGGATCAGCAAAACTCAATGTCCTCCTCGTACAACATGGGCCAAGAAGTGGCGGCTGAAGCGGAGCCTAAGGAACAGAAGAAGATCGAGAAACAACTAAAAGATTTGATGGCAAGATTTGATAATCTTACGGAAAGCGCTGCTAAGAGAATGGAAGCACTTGAACAAGCGATGGGAGTAGCGAAACAGTTCCAGGATAAACTGATACCGCTTCAAACTTGGCTGGACAAGACCGAAAAACGCGTGAGAGATATGGAGTTGGTTCCAACGGACGAGGAAAAAATCCAGCAACGCGTTACCGAACACGATGGTCTTCACGAGGATATTCTGTCAAAGAAACCTGAATTCAGTGAACTTACAGAGGTTGCTAGTCAACTAATGTCTCTGGTAGGCGAAGATGAAGCCGCTGCTTTGGCTGACAAACTTCAGGACGCGGCTGATAGATACGCTGCATTGGTCGAACGATCGGAATCTCTTGGTAACTTGCTTCAACGTTCGAGACAGGGTTTACGTCATCTGGTACTCAGCTATCAAGAACTTCAGGCTTGGATGGAGGGTATGGAAATCAGATTGTCGAAATACAGAGTGCTGGCTGTGCATACGGAGAAGCTTCTTCAACAAATGGAAGACCTAGCTGACTTGACCGAAGAGGTTTCGACTCGACAGACGGAAGTAGACAGTACCACCGATACTGGATTGGAATTAATGAAACACATCTCGAGCGACGAGGCGCTTCAATTGAAAGATAAACTCGATTCTTTGCAACGGCGATTTAATGATTTGGTTAGTCGAGGTTCCGACTTGCTGAAGCACGCGCAAGAGTCTCTTCCATTGGTGCAACAATTCCATGATAATCATAATCGTTTAATGGATTGGATGCAGGCTGCGGAATCGGCTCTGCAATCAGCCGAACCTCGCGAGGATGAAATTATTAGATTAGAAATGGAAATATCGGAATATAGACCAGTTCTAGACAAGATCAACGCCGTTGGACCGCAGTTGTCTCAGTTATCTCCGGGTGAAGGGGCGGCGACTATCGAAGCTCTAGTCATCAGAGACAACAGGAGATTCGCCGCCATTGCCGAGCAGATTCAACGAAAGGCTGAGAGGCTTCAGCTGAGTAAGCAACGTTCGCTGGAAGTGATCGGCGATATCGACGATTTACTAGAATGGTTCCATGAAGTGGATAATCAATTGAGGGAAGCAGAACCACCGAGCAGCGAACCGGAAATCATCAGGGTACAATTGAAGGAGCATAAAGCCTTGAACGACGACATATCCAGTCAGAAAGGACGTGTTAGGGATGTTATATCCACGGCAAAGAAGGTGATCCGTGAAAATGGTCAATACGAGGACAAATCTACGATCAGAGAAAATATGGAGGACTTACGAGAAACCATGGAAATCGTATCCGGTCTTTCAATGGATAGACTCGGTGCTCTGGAACAAGCTTTGCCATTGGCTGAACATTTACGCGACACTCACATTGATTTAGTCAGCTGGTTAGAGGAGGCTGAACAACAAGTCGCAATGCTTCCTATGCCTGCTTTAAGACCCGATCTAATAGCCGCCCAACAGGACAAGAACGAGTTCCTCGTGCAGAGTATCAACGAACACAAACCTTTGGTCGAGAAGCTGAACAAAACTGGTGAAGCATTGTTGAAGCTGTGCAATGAAGAAGAAGGTATCAAAATACAGGACATATTGGAAGCAGACACTACTCGATATGCAGCCCTCAGAGCAGAACTTCGTGGTCGACAGCAGACTCTCGAACAAGCACTTCAGGAATCTTCTCAGTTCTCCGACAAGCTGGAAGGAATGCTGCGTGCTCTCTCATCAACCGCCGATCAAGTAAATGGCGCCGAACCGATCAGCGCTCATCCTGGTCGGTTAAGAGATCAGATGGAAGAGAATTCCGCTCTGGTCGACGAATTGGCTCAAAGATCCGAGGCCTATGCGGCTGTGAGGAGGGCCGCCGATGACGTGATCAGCAAGGCAGGTAATAGAGCTGATCCAGCCGTAAAGGACATCAAACGGAAGCTGGACAAATTGAACAAACTATGGAGCGACGTGCAAAAGTCGACGACCGACAGAGGTCAAACGTTAGACGAAGCTTTGGCGATCGCCGAGAAATTCTGGTCCGAGTTGAATGGCGTGATGTCGACTCTGCGAGAGCTTCAGGATGCTCTTGCTGGTCAGGCGCCACCAGCAGCTCAACCTGCTGCCATCCAACAGCAACAGGTTGCCTTGCAGGAGATTAGGCACGAAATCGACCAAACGAAACCAGATGTCGAGCAAGTACGAGCTTCTGGTCACGAGTTGATGGGTCTTTGCGGTGAGCCAGACAAACCAGATGTTAGAAAGCATATTGAAGATTTGGATCAAGCATGGGATAACGTGACTGCCCTATATGCCAGAAGAGAGGAAAATCTGATCGATGCTATGGAGAAGGCCATGGAGTTCCACGAGACCTTGCAAAATCTTTTGGAGTTCCTACAAGAAGCCGAGGACAAGTTCTCCAGTATGGGACTGCTAGGAAGCGACATCGACGAAGTTAAAAAACAGATCAAACAATTGGCCAATTTCAAAGCCGAAGTAGATCCTCACATGGTCAAGGTCGAAGCTCTAAACAG GAGTCTGATAAG ACAAGCTGCCGAACTGACAGAGAGAACGTCCTCGGAACAAGCTGCGGCCATCAAAGAACCGCTTGGTGCCGTTAACAGACGGTGGGACGGACTGCTTCGAGGTCTCGTGGAGAGGCAAAGACTCTTGGAGAACGCGTTACTACGTCTAGGGCAATTCCAGCACGCTCTAGACGAGTTGTTGGTATGGATCGAGAAGACGGACGACACTTTGGATAACTTGAAGGCCGTGGCCGGCGATCCTCAAGTGATCGAAGTAGAATTAGCTAAACTGAAAGTACTTGTGAATGATATTCAAGCCCATCAGACCAGCGTGGATACTCTGAACGACGCTGGAAGACAGTTAATAGAGGATGGAAAGGGAACAGCCGAAGCTTCGACGACTGCTGAGAAATTAGGCACTTTGAATCGTCGTTGGCGCGATTTGTTGCAACGTGCTGCTGATCGTCAACGAGAACTGGAAGATGCGCTTAGAGAAGCGCAAACCTTTACGGCGGAGATACAGGACCTTTTGTCTTGGCTGGGTGATGTGGACAATACCATAGTAGCTTCGAAACCTGTTGGAGGATTGCCGGAAACGGCTTCAGAACAGTTAGAACGCTTTATGGAAGTGTACAACGAATTGGAACAAAATCGTTTGAAAGTCGAATCGGTTCTTCAACAAGGACAAGCATACTTGAAGCGTGCCGATTCTACTAGTGCCGGTGGTCTGAATCACAACTTGAGGACTTTGAAACAACGATGGGATAATGTGACTGCTCGCGCAAGTGATAAAAAGATCAAGCTTGAGATCGCTCTGAAAGAGGCTACAGAGTTCCACGATGCACTCCAATCGTTTGTCGATTGGTTAACCAACGCGGAGAAGATTCTCACGAATCTGAAACCTGTGTCGAGGGTAATGGAAACTATACTCGGACAGATAGAGGAACACAAAGCGTTTCAGAAAGACGTTGGAGTTCATCGTGAGACTATGCTGAACCTCGATAAGAAGGGCACGCATTTGAAATACTTTTCACAGAAACAGGACGTGATTCTAATCAAAAACTTGTTGATAAGTGTGCAACACAGATGGGAAAGAGTAGTTTCGAAGTCTGCAGAGAGAACCAGGGCTCTTGATCACGGATACAAAGAGGCCAGAGAATTCCACGATGCTTGGTCCAATATAATGAACTGGCTCGACGAAACGGAGAAGACTTTGGACGAGGTTGCCGGTGATGGCGCCCTTGGAGGAAATGATCCAGAGAAGATCAAAGCTAGATTGAATAAGCACCGTGAATTGCAGAAAGCTCTCAGCGCCAAACAGGGTACCTATGACGCAACTATGAAGAATGGAAAATCATTAAAAGACAAAGCGCCTAAAAGCGATGAATTTGCTCTAAAAGAACTTTTGAATGAGTTGAAGAACAAGTGGACCACTGTTTGTGGTAAGTGCGTGGATAGACAGAGGAAGCTCGAGGAAGCATTGTTGTTCTCGGGACAATTCAAGGACGCTATTCAAGCGTTGCTGGAATGGCTTAGTAAGTCTGAGAAGCAGCTGGCGGACACCGGTCCACTTTATGGCGACCTTGATACTGTAATGAATTTGGTTGAACAACATAAGACCTTCGAGAAGGATCTCGAATCCAGAGTCTCTCAGATGGAATCTGTAATCAAAACGGGTCGCGAGCTTCTTGCTAAGGCGACACCTGATGATGCATCTGCTATAGGATCACAGCTTGCTGAAATAAATAATCTTTGGGACACGGTAACCAAGTTGTCCTCTGACAAGACTGAACGACTCCAAGAAGCCCTCAGAGAGGCTGAACGCCTTCACAAGGCAGTTCACGTACTTCTGGAGTGGCTGAGTGATGCTGAGATGAAGCTGAGATTCGCTGGACAGTTGCCGGAAGACGAACAGGAGAGCAGGAATCAGTTGATGGAACACGAAAAGTTCTTGCGTGAATTAAGCaccaaagaaattgaaaaagatcaAACATTGGAGCTGGCTCACGTGATTCTTGCAAAGGCACACCCTGATGGAGCTTTGGTTATCAAACACTGGATCACGATCATTCAGTCCAGATGGGAGGAGGTTTCCACCTGGGCCCAACAAAGGAATCAAAGATTGGAGAATCATATGCGAGGACTTCAG GACCTCGACAATCTTCTGGAAGAACTACTGTCATGGTTAGAAGGTTTGGAGAACACTCTCAACGCTCTTGAAGCTGAGCCTTTACCAGACGATAAAGCTACTTTAGAAATGCTGATTGTGGATCACAGAGAATTTATGGAGAACACCAGTCGAAGACAGAACGAAGTTGACCGCGTCTGCAAAGCCAGACAGATCAAATCTGCGAAAGATACGATGAAGATAACGAAGGCTAAGTCACCTGCTCCAAC CAAAGGTGCCGAACCGGAGTTCCGTAGTCCCAGAGTAAAACTGCTGTGGGACAGGTGGAGACACGTTTGGATGTTGGCGTGGGAACGTCAACGTCGTTTACAGGATAAGTATAATTATATCCAAGAACTGGACCGTGTCGCAAACTTCAGCTGGGAGGATTGGCGCAAGAGA TTCCTGAAATTCATGAACCACAAAAAGTCCAGATTAACAGATCTCTTCAGGAAAATGGATAAGAATAACGACGGACTGATTCCACGCGAGGACTTCATTCAAGGAATCATGAACACCA AATTCGAGACTTCACGGTTAGAAATGGGAGCGGTCGCAGATTTGTTCGATCGCCACGGTGAAGGATTGATAGATTGGAAAGAATTCATCGCGGCTCTAAGACCAGACTGGGAGGAACgcagaacgtataacgacacTGACAAGATTCACGATGAAGTGAAACGATTGGTGATGCTTTGTACTTGTCGCCAGAAATTCCGTGTATTTCAAGTTGGCGAAGGAAAATATAGG TTTGGAGACAGTCAAAAGTTGCGGTTGGTTCGGATTCTACGATCGACCGTGATGGTACGAGTCGGTGGTGGATGGGTAGCATTGGacgaatttctattaaaaaatgatCCTTGCCGCG TTTTTCTAATGCCGATACCGGACCCTAACAAACCGGAACAACATGAGGGTTGGTGTCCGCTCG CCAAGGGAAGAACGAATATCGAGCTGCGAGAACAATTCATATTGGCGGATGGCGTCAGCCAGACAATGACGGCGTTCAGATCGAAACCGAGCCCAACCTCGACGCTGCAGCGTACGCCAATCTCATCCGCGAATGCCGGACCCATCACCAAG GTGAGAGAACGCAGCGCTCGCAGCGTTCCCATGGGACAATCACGAGCATCGCGCTCTTCGTTGAGCGCTGGAACGCCGGACAGCCTAAGCGACAACGAGAGCTCCTTCAAGCTTGGCTCCGCCAGAAAAACAAGTACACCCTACAGAAGCTCTATGACACCGG GCGGTAGTCGACCATCGAGTAGACCAACTTCGAGACCAACGTCCAGACCAACCAGTAGACCCGGAAGTAGGCCCGCATCCAGGCAAGGAAGCAAACCACCGAGTCGCTATGGTTCCACACAGTCGTTAGATAGTACTG ATGATTCGACAAATGTGAGCCGCATTCCACGCAGAACGGCTGTGAGCACGACAGGCAATACTCCCACTTCTAGCAGACACAATAGCGTGTCGGGAAAGCGCTTATCGGTGAACGGTTCGAGCTCACGACCTCGAACGCCCACCGGCCTGGTTAGTCCTGCCAGTGGTGTTCCAGCGAG gtTTGGCACGATCCATAGAGCTTCGAGCATTCCAACCCTGACTGGTGTCGGCACACCGATCAG CCGTTCGAGGATCCCCGTATATGTGGGCACGGATATAAAATCCCCACAATCGACGACCAGCAATATTTCCACTCATTCTACGCAAAGCAACTACTCGACGGTTTCTACCGATTCTACCGG GAGCAGCTCGATGTGTACAAATTCAGCAACTAACACCTCGTCGGCCGTTAAGCGAGCTAG AACAAGGACACCGTCCAGTGGATCGAGCACGCCACTGCCGCCTTCTTTGAAGCTATCGAGGAAACCTTCTGGAGCATCGGATACGTCCGTATCGACCACACCGGCCACTAAACGAAAAGGCAAACCAACGCCGATCGACCAACGGGCGCCATTCCGATTGTAG